The sequence GACCTTCCGGTGGCAGGAGGACCTGCAGGACGCCTTCGTAGCTCTTGCCGTGGGATTTGCCTCGGCTGCGGGAATACTCTTCCTCCTGGACATCGTAACGGCCGATACGAGTCTCGACGACGCGATAGGAAAAGTCGGCATCCAGGCTATCCCCGGCAGCATCGGGGCCATGCTGGCGAGAACCCAGCTGGGTGGAGGAAAAGCGCAACCACGGGAGAGGAGGGAGAGCCACCGGTACCTGGGGGAGCTCTTCCTCATGGGTGTCGGAGCCGTGTATCTCGCCCTCAATGTGGCGCCGACGGAGGAGATGCTGCTGCTCTCCTACAAAATGTCCGGCTGGCACACGGTCGCCCTTGCACTGGTATCGATGCTCCTGCTCCATGCCTTTGTCTATGCCGTCGAGTTCCGCGGCCATGCAACGGTCCCGGAGGGCACGCCGCTCTGGAGCGTCTTCCTCCGCTTCACCGTGGTCGGCTATGCCGTGGCCCTCCTGATCAGCCTCTACCTGCTCTGGACCTTCGGGAGGCTGGAGGGCACAGCGGTGTTCGAAACCATCGAAGCAGTGTTCGTGCTCGGCTTTCCCGCAGCACTCGGCGCTGCTGTTGCGCGGCTCGTGCTCTGAGGGAAAGACCGCGAAAAGGGGGGCGTCATGGCGAGTGACAAGGGTCAGCACCAGAGGGAGAGTACACCGTTTTGGGAATGGGTGGTGACCGGTATCGGCATCGTGCTGGTGCTCGGCTCCCTGAGCTTCCTGCTCTACAGAGAGCTCACCGGGGGCGAATCACCGCCGGATATCAGCGTGCAGGCGGGTGCAGTTCACAACGCCTCTACCACCTTTCTCGTTACGTTCCGCGCAATCAACAAGGGAGGCTCGACCGCCTCGAAGCTCAGGATCGAAGGGAGGCTCACTCTGAACGGAAAAACGGTAGAGACGAGCGAGGCGCTCCTCGACTATCTTCCCGCACATTCGGAACGCAAGGGCGGGCTCTTCTTTTCGCACGATCCGCGCCGCTTCGATATCGAGCTGCGGCCCACAGGATACGAAAAACCTTAAAAGAGAGAAGGGAGCTCAAGCGTGGCGGACAAAGCACCAACAGCAGTAACCCGGCCGCTCCCGCAGGGCGCTGTCGACCACGGCGGCGGAACGGTAACGTTCGTCCTCTATGCTCCGGGCAAGAGCTCGGTCCGCCTCGTCGGGAGTTTCAACGGATGGGACCGCGAGGCTGATCCGATGGAAGAGGCTGAAGAGGGCCTCTGGTGGACCGAAAAGCAGCTCTCTTCCGGAACCTACCAGTACCGGTATCTCGTTGACAGCGGCCTGGCGATTTGCGATCCCTATGCCCGCGCCGCGGGTCGGGACCCGGAGAGCGGCGAGCCCTGCTCCGTCCTCATTGCAGGGCAGAGGCCTTACCGGTGGCAGCACGCAACCTGGGACCGCCCGGCATTCAAAGACCTCATCATCTATGAGCTGAACATCAGGGACTTCAGTCCGGAGGGGAACTTCAAGGGAGTGGTCGAACGCTTCGACTATCTGGAAGACCTCGGCATCACTGCTATCGAGCTGATGCCTGTCCTCACTGCAGAAGGCGGCGAGGGATGGGGGTATGACCCTACGGACTTCTTCGCGGTCAACAGCGCCTTCGGCACCGCCGACGAGCTCCGCTCGCTCATCGATACGGCCCACAGCCGCGGCATCGGCGTGGTCCTCGATATCGTCCTCGCCCATACGAGCAGAGGACATCCTTTCGCAAAGCTCTATCCCCTTGAGGAGAGTCCGTGGTACGGTCCCGGCCTCGGCGAGCCGAACCATTTCGGCTTTCCCTCGCTCGACTACACCAAGAGAGCAACTCAGGAATTCGCCCGCGATGTCATCACCTACTGGCTGCAGGAGTTCCGCTTCGACGGGCTGCGGTTCGACTATCTTTACGGAATAGGAGCGAAAGACGGCTGCGGTATCCCCTTCCTGGCGCGCTGCGGGAGGGAGGCAGATCCGGAGGCATGGCTCATTGCGGAGCACAGCCCCGAGAGGCCGAGGCTCATCGTCGAGAGCGGGTTCGACGGTTCCTGGCATGTCATCGCCCGCTATGCCCTCGTGGCGCTCCTCAGGCAGGGGCAGCTCGACGAGCACAACTGGAACGAATTCGAAAAGGTGACCAGTTACTTCGATCCCCGGAGCACCGGTTACGATACCGTCTGGCGGGCCGTAAACTTCCTCGAGAGCCACGATGAAGAACGGATCATCCACGATACGCGCGTGGTCGGCCTTACCGAAGAGGAAGCATACCGCAAGGCGGCGCTCGGGGCGACGGTAATCATGACGCTGCCCGGCGAGCCCATGCTCCTCAACGGGCAGGAGTGGGGAGAGGATACCCAGAAGACGCTCGAACGGAACCCCCTCCACTGGGATAAGCTCGAAACCGATGCGGGCCGGCAGCTCTATGAGCATGTTCGCGCACTCTGCCGCCTGCGAAAGGAATCTCCGGCGCTCCGCTCAGCGAACTACTCGGTGGCGGCGCGGTACAGCGGCCAGAAGACGCTCGTCTACCGCCGCTGGGATGACCGGGGCAACGACGCCCTCGTTGCGGTCAACTTCTCTCCCCGCGAGCAGCCGGTCTTCATTCCCTTTCCCCGTCCCGGAACCTGGCGGGAGGCGCTCACGGGTACGGGCATCACCACGACCGGCGACGTCACCACCTCCCTCGCCCCCTCGAGCGCACGGGTATTCATTTGGGAGAGGCAAGGCGCTTGATCTTCTCTCCTTTTCTGCTACAATTTAAACAGGTGTTATATCTTTTTGTCTGCTATCCGCGGCTTCCAGCTCAGCAATAACCAGGCGACTGTTCCCTGCTGTATGGTCGTACACTCTTTCCTTATTCACTCGATGCGCAGAAGAGGAGGGTATGATGGAGCGCTACATCTGTATTCACGGTCATTTCTACCAGCCGCCGCGCGAAAACCCCTGGCTCGAGACGGTCGAGGTGCAGGATTCGGCGTACCCCTATCATGACTGGAACGAGCGCATCACCGCCGAATGCTATGCCCCGAACGCCGCCTCCCGGCTCCTCGACGGCGAGGGAAGAATCCTCGGCATCGTCAACAACTACTCGAGCATAAGCTATAACTTCGGGCCGACGCTCCTGTCGTGGATGGAAAAGAGCCAGCCCGAGGCGTACCAGAGCATCATCGAATCGGACAGGCTCAGCCGGGAGCGCTTCTCGGGCCACGGCTCGGCCCTCGCGCAGTGCTACAACCATATGATCATGCCCCTCGCCAATACGCGCGACAAACGGACCCAGGTGATATGGGGAATACGGGACTTCAAGAGGCGCTTCGGAAGAGACCCCGAAGGCATGTGGCTGCCCGAGACCGCGGTGGATACCGAGACCCTCGACACTCTCGCCGAGCAGGGCATCGCCTTCACCATCCTCGCCCCGCGCCAGGCGAAGGAGGTGAGGAGACTGGAGAAGAATGCCGAGTGGCAGAGCGTAGAGGGGGGGCGCATCGACCCCACCACCGTCTATCTCTGCAACCTTCCCTCGGGAAGAACGATACACCTCTTTTTCTATGACGGCCCTATATCGCAGGGCATTGCTTTCGAAGGCATGCTGACGAGCGGCGAGGTCTTTGCCGGACGGCTGCTGAGCGCCTTCACCGACGACGGCGCGAGAGACTGGCCCCAACTCGTCCATATCGCGACCGACGGCGAGACCTACGGTCACCACCACCGTTTCGGCGACATGGCGCTGGCGTTCTGCATTCACCATATCGAGTCGAATGACCTCGCCACGATCACTACCTACGGCGAATTCCTGGCGAGCCACCCGCCGACCCACGAGGTCCGCATCTTCGACAACTCCTCCTGGAGCTGCATCCATGGGGTCGAACGGTGGCGGAGCGACTGCGGCTGCAACTCGGGCATGCATGGCGGCTGGCACCAGAAGTGGCGCAGGCCGCTGCGCGAAGCGCTCGACACGGTGCGCGATCAGCTCATTCCCGCCTACCAGCACGAGGCCGCAAAGTATCTCAAGGACCCCTGGGCAGCCCGGGACGACTACATCGATGTCGTCCTCGACCGTTCCGTCGACAACGTCGAGCGGTTCCTGAAAGCGCATGCATCCAAAGAGCTTTCAGCCGAAGAGAAGCGGCGTGTCCTGAAGCTCCTCGAAGCACAGCGCCATGCGATGCTCATGTATACGAGCTGCGGCTGGTTCTTCGACGAGATCTCGGGCATCGAGACGGTCCAGGTCCTGGCCTACGCGGCAAAGGCGATCCAACGTTCCGAGGAGGTCTTCAGTCTCTCCCTCGAGCAGCAGTTCGTCGACGCCCTGAAGCTGGCGCCGAGCAATGTCCTCCCGAGCGGCGCCGAGGTTTACGAACGGTACGTCAAGCCCGCAAAGATCGACCTCTTCAGGATCGCCGCCCACTACGCGATATCGTCGCTCTTCGAGGAGTATCCCGAGTCGATGTGCATCTTCAACCACACGGTGGATACGGGAAATTACGAGAAAGTGAAGACAGGAAAATTCACCCTCGCCGCCGGCAAGGCGCATATCCGGTCGGATTATACCTGGGACGAGGATACGGTCACCTTTGCGGTGCTCCACCTCGGCGACCACAACGTCAACGGAGGGGTGAGGAGCTTCAGGGGTCCCGATGCCTTTGCCGCCATGCAGCAGGAGGTACGTGCCGCGTTCGAGCGGGGCGATGCGACAGAGGTGATCCAGCTCATGGACTCCCACTTCGGGGTCAATAACTTTTCGCTCTGGCATCTCTTCAGGGATGAGCAGAGGAAAGTTATCGATAATATCCTCGAAGCGACCCACTCGGGCATCGAGGCGTCCTACCGCCAAATATACGAGCTCAACAGCCCGGTCATGAACTTCCTCAGCGCCACCAATATCCCGCTCCCCGCACCGATCGTCCTCGCTTCCGGGTATATCGTCAATCTCGATATGAAGCGCCTCTTCAAGACCGGAGAGATCGACCTCGAAAAGCTCGACCGCCTGATCCAGGAGTCGCAGCGGTGGTCGCTCACCCTCGACAAGCCCGGAATCGCCTATACGGTATCCGCCTGGGCGAACACGCTTATGGATACGGTCTCACAGGATGCGGAGAACCTCGATCATTTCGATAAAGCCATAAAAGCACTCAGGGCGATCGAACCTCTCGATCTGGACCTCACGCTCTGGAAGGCGCAGAATACCTTTTACGGGCTCAAGGAGGCGCTGCTCGGCGCCATGCAGGAGAGGGCGAAGGGCGGCGACGAGGCTGCAGAGCGCTGGATCGAGCGCTTCTGCGAACTGAGCAGTCACCTGCGCGTCATGTGCACGCTCGAAAAGGCAGAGCCGTCACCGACGCCGGCTATTGCATAAGCCCGGCATAACGATTTCCGGAAGAGGTGTTCGATGGAGCGCTACCTCTGCATTCACGGTCATTTCTACCAGCCGCCGCGCGAGAACCCCTGGCTCGAGACGGTCGAGGTGCAGGACTCGGCCTATCCCTACCACGACTGGAACGAGCGCATCACCGCCGAATGCTACCGGCCCAATGCCGCTGCCCGGCTCATGAACAAGGCGGGAAAGATCGCCGGCATCTTCAATAACTACGCGCATATGAGCTTCAACTTCGGGCCGACGCTCCTGTCGTGGATGGAGGAGAACGAGCCCGGGACGTACGAGCTTATCATAGCGGCGGACAAGCTCAGCCGGGAGCGCTTCTCGGGCCACGGCTCAGCCCTTGCGCAGATCTACAACCACGTCATCATGCCCCTCGCCGCGCCCCGCGATAAGCGCACCCAGGTGGTGTGGGGCGTCGAAGACTTCCGGAAGCGCTTCGGCCGCGATCCCGAGGGAATGTGGCTCCCCGAGTGCGCCGCCGATTCCGAGACCCTCGATATCCTCGCCGAGCACGGCATCGCCTTCACCATCCTCGCGCCCTGGCAGGGCACCCATATCAGGAGGATAGGCGGCGCCGCGGAGTGGCAGGAGGTCGAGTGGGGAGCGATCGATACCACCATTCCCTACCGCTGCACCCTCCCGTCGGGCAGATCGATAACGCTCTTCTTCTACGAGGGCTCGACCGCCTATGCGATCGCCGGGGCCGGGCTCCTCAAGAGAAGCGATGCGGGCGACGCCTTTGTCGAGCGCCTGACCGGAATATTCAAGCCCGGCAGCGCGCCGGTCCAGCTCGCCCATATCGCAAATGACGGCGAATCCTACGGCCACCACCACAAATTCGGCGACATGGCGCTCGCCTACTGCCTGCACACCATAGAGTCGAAGGGTCTTGCGAAGCTCACCAACTACGCCGAGTTCCTCGAGAAGCACCCGCCGACCCACGAGGTGCGGCTCCGCGAAAATTCCTCCTGGAGCTGTGTCCATGGCGTCGAACGGTGGCGGAGCGACTGCGGCTGCAACTCGGGACAGTTCCCCCGCTGGCACCAGAAGTGGCGGAGACCCCTCCGCGATGCCCTGGACGAGCTGCGCGACGAGCTGATCCCCGCCTACGAGCACGATATGCGGGATTATGTGCGAGACCCCTGGGCGATGCGGGATGCTTACATCGGCTGCATCCTCGACCGCTCGCGGGAAAACGTCGACCGATTCATCAGCCGGCACGCCCTTTGGGCACTCTCCGCCGAAGAAACGACGAGGGTCCTCAAGCTGCTCGAGCTCCAGCGGCATGCGATGGCGATGTATACGAGCTGCGGCTGGTTTTATGATGAGGTTTCGGGGCTCGAGACCGTTCAGGTGATGAAGTATGCCGCGCGGGCGATGCAGCGGGCAGCCGAGCTCTTCGGCTACTCTCTCGAACCGAATTTTATCACCGACCTCGAGAAAGCGCCGAGCAACTACGACGCCCATGCAGCGGAGAGCTACGAGCGCCTGGTCGTCCCTTCGAAAGTGGACCTCTCCCGCGTTACCGCGCACTATGCCATCGCCTCGCTCTTCAAAGAGGCCCCGGAACATATGAAGATTTATAACTTCACCCTCGAGAGCGCCCCCTACCGGAGAATGAAGAGCGGCAAGTTCACCCTCGCCACCGGGATCGTCCATACCGCCGCGGACTTTACCCGGGAGAGGGCGACGAAGTGCTTTGCCGTACTTCACTTCGGCGACCACAGCTTCAAGACCGGCATCCGGGACTTCTCGGCGGGTGACGGCTTCGCCGCTATCAGCGGCAGCATCATTGCTGCCTTCGAGAGGGGCGCGGCGACAGAGGTCATGCGCATCATCGAAAAGCACTTCGGGGCGACGAACTACTCGCTCGCGCACCTCTTCAGGGATGAGCAGAGGAAGATCATCGACCATATCCTCGAGTCGACCCATACCGGCATCGAAGCGGAGTTCAGGGAGATTTACGAGCGGAGCAGCCCGGTGATGAACTTCCTCAGCGCCCTCGAGATCGCCCTGCCCCCGGTAATGCGCGTCGCAGCAGAGCATATCATCAATGTCGATATGAAGAGAGGCCTCTCGGCCGAAGCGGTCGATACCGAACGGCTCGACCGCCTCATAAAAGAGAGCCGGAGATGGGGGATCCCCCTCGATACGGAAGCCCTCTCCTATCTCGTGCCCCGATGGCTGCATGCCGCGATGGAGCGTATCGTTCGTGACTGCGGCCGGAATGGAGACGGACGGGAGGGAGCGATCCTGGAGAACGCCAGTGCCGTGGCCGGCCTCGTGGCGCCGCTCGACCTTGCGATGAACCTCTGGCTGCCCCAGAACAGTTACTTTCTTCTCAGGGAGACCTTCTATCCCGGGATACGGAAGAAAGCGGCAGAAGGAGATCCTGCTGCCCGGCGGAGCGCAGAGGCGTTCGGCAGGCTGGGAAGCTACCTGAATATAGACGTTTCATAAAGGGGCGCGCCTACTTGATGACCAGGACCTCGACATCGCCCGTCTTGCGCACGATCTCGACGCTCACATTGAAGCGGTGCCTCCTGAGCACAACGTCGAGGCTGCCGCTGTTGATCGAGAGCCCTGTCAGCCGGACCTCCTGCAGGAACTCCGGGAGGGTCGGATGCCTGAAGATCACGCGATCGGGCTGCTCGAGAGAGAGCCCGAGGCAGGCCTGGAGCAGCATGAAGACCGTGCCCGCTGCCCAGGCCTGCGGCATGCAGGCGACGGGATAGAGCGTCGGGCCGTCTTCGGGCCGGCGGTGAAACCCGCAGAAGAGCTCCGGCAGCCGGCGCTGGTCGAAATACTTCGAGGCGTCGAAGAGGCTGTTGAATATCTTGAGCAGTGCATCCATCAGGCCGTACCGGGCAAATCCCATCGCGATAAGTGCGTTATCATGCGGCCAGATAGAGCCGTTATGATATGACATGGGATTGTACTTTGCCTCGGTCGATGCCGCCGTCCGGATCCCCCATCCTGAAAAGAAGTCGTCGGAGAGGAGGATATCCGCGAGCCGGTATACCCGCTCGTCCGAAGCGATGCCGGTGAAGATGCAGTGGCCGGCGTTCGAGGTCCGCACCCTGCAGGGCTGCTTCCTGCCGTCGAGCGCGATCGCATAAATGCCGAGATCGTCGAGCCAGAAGGCGCGCTCGAACCGTTCTCTCAGTATCTCGGCATCGGTGGCGAGCGCCCGGGAGAGCCCTTCATCGCCGAGCAGCGTCGCCAGCATCGAGGCCTCGTTCTTTGCGGCATAGACATACCCCTGTACCTCGCAGAGGGCGATCGGTCCCTCAGCCAGTCTGCCGTCGGCATGGAAAACGGAGTCGCTCGAGTCTTTCCACCCCTGGTTGGCGAGGCCCCGCTCGGTGCGCCGGCCGTATTCAACGAATCCGTCGCCGTCAACATCCCCGTGCTCGTTGATCCACCGGAGGGCGTTCTTGATATGCGGCCAGATCTTCCTCACCAGCTCCAGGTCGCCCGTACGGCGGTAGTACGCACCGGCGAGCATTACGAAGAGGGGCGTCGAATCGACGCTGCCGTAGTACCTGCCGAAGGGGATCTCGCCGAGGGCCGCCATTTCGCCGAAGCGCACCTCGTGAATGATCTTGCCCGGCTCGGCATCGTTCTCGGGTTCGAAGGTCTCGGCCTGGTTCGACGCGAGATAGAGGAGCACGTCGCGCGCGACCTGCGGCTCGAACCAGAGGGTCTGGAGGGCGGTGATGATGCCGTCCCTGCCGAAGGCTGCATTGAACCACGGGACCCCGGCATAAGGGTAAATGCCCTGCTGCGTATCGGTCAGCATCATATGGATATCGTCAAGGGAGGTCGAGAACCATGCATTGAACTGCTCGTTGGCAGTGCATACCCTGCAGGCCCTCTCATTCAGCATCTTGTAGCGCTCGTCCGTCAAGGTGAGTGCATGCTTCCAGTAGAGCTCTTCGGTGCGGTCGAACTGGTGGGTGACCTGGAGCAGCTCCCGGCACTTCGGGATCAGGCGGAGCTCGAAGGTCGCTGTGGTGCTGTCTATGGCGACGGGCGGGACCGAAAAGGCGATCCTCGTGGTGCGCGTCCGGTCGTCGAGCCCGCGATAGGAGAGCGTGATATCCTGCCTGCCCATCCGGGGCGGAAGGAGCTCTCCCCGCTGCAGCCGTTTGATGCCCCGCACCTCGAAGATGTCCTCGAAGTCCGCCTCGAAGACGAGGTTCACCCGTACGGTCATGGGGTCGAGCCCGAAATTGATGAAATAGATATTCTCGAAGCAGTTCCCGTCCCAGAGGAATTTCGAGCGGTGCAGGTGGATGGTGTCGCGGGGAATCATCAAGGAGTCGAGCACGATGTCGGGATTGGTGAGGTCTGCCGACAGGATATGGTTATCTTTGCGGATGCCGGAGCTCAGGAAGAGCGGCCGGCGGCCTTCGAGCAGGAGCTCCCACCTGCTCAGGTAGCGGGTCCCTTTATGATAGAGCCCCTGCTCTTCCATGCCGAGCTTGAGAATATCGCCCACCCGGGCGAAGACCCCGAAGGTCTCGTTGTGCTTGAGCGTCAGGGTCTTGAAATCGACGCGGCCCGAGGTGGCGCGGATGTAGTACTCATCGATAACAGTGGTCGTCGTCTCGTTCATGGTATCATGCGATATACGCTATACGGGATGATCCGGTTTCCTGGTGCGTTTCCATCAATCTTTCATAGGCGGCGAGATAATCCAGGGCCATTCGCCGTGCCGAGAACCGCCTCTTGAACTCGCTGCGTACTCTGATCCTGTTCAGGGAGCCGGCCTTCCGCACCGCCTGCACCGCCCCCCGGATATCGTCGAAGATGAACCCGGTGAGCCCGTCCTCGACGATTTCGGGTATGCTCCCGCGCCTGCGCGCGATAACGGGAGTGCCGCATGCCAGCGCCTCGATCACGGCAAGGCCGAAGGGCTCGGGCCAGTCTATGGGGAAGAGGAAGGCGAGGGCATTGCCGAGGAGCTCCTGCTTCTCGCGCTCGCCGACCTCACCCAGGAACTCGATCAGGGGATGGTTCAGGAGGGGACGGATCGCCTCCTTGTAGTACGCTTCATCGGCCTTCCCCACCTTTGCCGCTATCTTCAGGGGAATATCGGCCTGCTTCGCAACTTCTACCGCGAGCTCCAGGCCCTTTTCCGGGGATATGCGTCCTATGAAGACGAGATAGGACCCGGGGCTCTCATTGAGCCGGTAGAGCCCGTTCGGCAGCCCGTGATAAACCGTAGCCTGCCAGTTTGCCCATGAGAGCGGCTTCCGCTGCGCATCGGAGATCGAGATGAGCGGAATATCGCTGAACTCCCGGTAGAGGGGAGCAAGATCGGGGATGTCGAGACGGCCGTGAAGCGTGGTGATAAAGGGAACGCCGATCCTCCGCGCAAGCGAAAAATGGAGATAGTCGGTATGGAAGTGGATGATATCGAAGGTCTCCGCTGCCTTGGCAACCTGTTCGAGCATGAGCATATGGTGGGATATCGGATCGATGCACCGCTGGTCTGTGCGCAGCGACGAGGAACAGATCGGGACCAGCTTCGCCCTTGTCCTCGAATCGCCGCTCGCAAACAGGGTTACTTTATGTCCGAGATCGACGAGCTCTTCGGTAAGATACGATACCACCCGCTCGGTCCCCCCGTAGCCCGAGGGCGGAACCGATTCGTAAAGAGGTGAAACCTGTGCAATCTTCATGGTTTTTTCCTCATTATGCAGTGACTGTTAGAGAGAGTTTATAGACGGTGGGGTGCTTACTAGAGATATAACACAGAAGGTACTTACAGTCAATTTACCGGGACCTGCGGGGTGTAATTAAAAGTGGTGGCAAGTAGCTGTATTCAAGTGTAAAAGGTTAGACTTATAGGAGAAAAAGTCCGCGACCGATAGTGTTATATTTTCGTTTATACTTCTCCGCTACTCGTAAAATATTCCCGCGACCATTTCCAGAAATATATTATAGTGATTATTCCAGTTTAAAAGCGTTATCACCGATCAATAGATCGGTTATTAGAGCCATCACCTGCCCACTTCCATTTCCCGCATGACCATTCAAAGATAGTTTTCGTCCTGACCCTGCTGCATCCTTTGCAGGCCGCCTCCCCTGCATGCATACACGCCCCTCTACACACCTGCCCTGACTGCCGGAAACGGAGCACGGTCCGAGGGCACCGTGTTCCACACCTCTATACTAAAGGGAGTCTTGAAGATAACCAACCGACTTTCAGGCGAAAGGAGAACCGCATGCCAGTAATCGGCTTCATCTGCCCAGACGGCCATCGCGTCACCTTTAAGGAGTGCTTCAACGAATGCCGGCTCTTCATAAGTCTCCCTGCCGGCCGGTGCAAGGCTCTCCCTTTATTGAGGAAAGCCTCCTGTCCACCCGGATGAGGCTCTCGTTCAGTATAGCGCTCGCAAACAATTTCCACCGGCGCATACTCCTCCAGGAGTTTGACGGCATTTGTACAAGCTTCTTGGATGGCCTTTTCCATACTCTCCCCGGTGGGGACATTGCCCACAGCGGAAAAATCGAGGTCTTCGGAGAAGCGGTAATCGCCGAAATAGCATTTCTTGAGAGCAGT is a genomic window of Nitrospirota bacterium containing:
- a CDS encoding nucleotidyl transferase AbiEii/AbiGii toxin family protein, whose amino-acid sequence is MKPLRIRLEEVRKRTGLSWDILEKDYILSWVLAGISRVDALRDTLIFKGGTALKKCYFGDYRFSEDLDFSAVGNVPTGESMEKAIQEACTNAVKLLEEYAPVEIVCERYTEREPHPGGQEAFLNKGRALHRPAGRLMKSRHSLKHSLKVTRWPSGQMKPITGMRFSFRLKVGWLSSRLPLV